Proteins encoded by one window of Chitinophagales bacterium:
- the menB gene encoding 1,4-dihydroxy-2-naphthoyl-CoA synthase, whose product MKTPKRKWTPIKKYKEILFEYFEGIAKITINRPRYRNAFTPLTNQEMIEAMDICRERPDIGVVILTGAGDKAFCSGGDQNVKGIGGYVGKDGVPRLNVLDLQKRIRSLPKPVIAMVNGYAIGGGHVLHVVCDLTIASENAIFGQTGPKVGSFDAGFGSSYLARIVGQKKAREIWFLCKQYTAREALEMGLVNKVVPLEKLEDETVEWCKIILKRSPLALRMIKCGLNAELDGQAGIQELAGNATLLYYFTEESQEGRNAFLEKREPDFSKFPKFP is encoded by the coding sequence ATGAAGACACCCAAACGCAAATGGACCCCGATAAAAAAGTATAAAGAGATACTCTTTGAATACTTTGAAGGTATTGCAAAAATTACCATCAACCGTCCGCGTTACCGCAACGCGTTCACTCCCCTGACCAATCAGGAGATGATTGAAGCCATGGACATCTGCCGCGAGCGGCCTGATATAGGAGTGGTTATTCTTACCGGAGCCGGTGACAAAGCCTTCTGCAGCGGAGGCGACCAAAATGTTAAGGGCATTGGCGGCTATGTAGGCAAAGATGGTGTTCCCCGCCTCAACGTGCTGGACCTGCAAAAACGCATCCGGTCATTACCCAAGCCCGTCATTGCCATGGTGAATGGCTATGCTATTGGTGGAGGCCATGTGCTACACGTAGTATGCGACCTGACCATAGCATCCGAGAATGCCATTTTCGGGCAAACCGGCCCTAAAGTTGGCAGCTTTGATGCCGGATTCGGGTCTTCTTATCTGGCACGCATCGTTGGGCAAAAAAAGGCCCGTGAAATCTGGTTTCTCTGTAAGCAATACACCGCCCGGGAAGCCCTTGAAATGGGGCTGGTAAACAAAGTAGTTCCGCTGGAGAAGCTGGAAGACGAAACCGTAGAATGGTGTAAAATCATTCTCAAACGCAGCCCTCTGGCCCTGCGCATGATAAAATGCGGCCTAAATGCAGAGTTGGATGGCCAGGCCGGCATTCAGGAACTGGCCGGCAACGCTACCTTACTGTATTACTTCACTGAAGAATCTCAGGAAGGGCGCAATGCGTTTCTGGAAAAACGGGAACCCGACTTTAGCAAATTTCCCAAGTTTCCCTGA